ATTGCAATCCATCCGGCGACGCTGGTAATGACTTCCTGCAGGGCAAAAGCGATTCCGGCACTGGCGACTCCCAGTGCCACCCCGATATTTCCCAAGTGATCACTAAAAATAATGATGATTAGTATAATCGAAAACAAGTAACCCAGAAAGTTGATGGATTTTTTAACTTTATACCAGTTGTCTGCTTTAATGTGAGGACTTATGCTTTTTTTGATCAGCATTGTAAACATGGCGATTATCAGACAGCCAATGATGATGATGACGATTCGGACAAAGCTTGTATTGTTGTTGATAAATGTTAATAATTCCTCCATTGTGTGTACCTCTTTAAAAAATTTGTAATATTTCTGAAGCGTATATAGTCCTTATACCACATATTAAAGAAAGAAAACACTGCCAAGATCTTGGAGTGACAAAGTTGAACCTGCTGTTCAGCTTATAAAAGACTGTTTCAAAGTAGGAGCGTATGGAAATAGAAAATAGACCTATTCAGTAAAAAAAGAATTTTGAATTATTTTATTTTGGATGCTTGTTATATTTGGGGGTATATCGATAAGGAAGTAAATATAAATAGTGGAGGGAAAAATGGAGGATACCGCAATTATTTACAGTACGAAAACGGGTAAATCGAAAAAAATAGCTCGGCAGATAGGCGAAGCATTGAATATTGTACCGACGGATATTAAAGAGTGTCCGGTTTACAGTGGAATGGACCTATTGTTTGTTGTCAGTGGGATCTATGGTGGCAAGTCAGCGCCTGAACTTCTTGATTATCTGAGAAAACTGGATATGTCCATGTTTAAAAGAGCCGCAATTCTTACCAGTTGTGCTTCAGGTAAAAAGGGACAGGACGAGGTGAGAGAACTGCTTTCAGCAAAGGGTATTACAGTGATAGATGAATTTATCTGCAGAGGAAACTTTTTGTTTGTATCCATTGGTCATCCCAATAAGGCAGATTTGGATGCAGCGGTGCAGTTTTCCCGCGATATACATCAAATATAAGGCTGTGTTATGGTATTTTGAGAAAGACGAAAGGGTATAAGTTAAGCCGTAAAAGATGAGCTTGTTTTAACTTGAGTTAATTTTTTTCCTGAAATGAAAAAATAGTTTACCGATTGATATCTAAACATGGTATAATGCATTTTATGAAAACGGGAAGAATCCCATTAATTGGAGTGAAAAATGAATCAACCTCAGTGTCGGACAGAAACCATTCAACTTGAAAAAATGCTTAATAATGATTGTCTTCGGGCTTTTTTCCAACCGATTATGTCAGTGACTGGTAAAAAAATTCTCGGTATCGAAGGCCTGATCAGAGGCTTTGATCCTTTAAAAGAGACCTTGATATCCCCCCTTTATCTTTTTTCAGCTGCGCATACCCAGGAGATTTTAATTGATCTGGATCGGGCCTGCAGAGAATCAATCCTTTCGGCGTTTGTTTCATATCATGAAATTGATCCGGACCTGCTTTTGTTTCTCAATATAGACACAGCTATTATAGATTCAGTTTCTGGTTCAGATTTTCTCGATGAACAGGTTAATCGTTACGGGATTTGCCCGCAGAATATTGTTATTGAAATTAATGAATCCAAGTCTAAAGATATTGCTAGCTTGAATCGGTTCGTCAAAATATATAAATCCCGGGGTTATCTGATTGCCCTCGATGACGTGGGTGCCGGATTTTCCAATATGGATCGGATCGCTGAAATAAAGCCGGACATTATTAAGATCGATCGTTCGATTATCATGTCAATCGACGAGATATATCATAAACAGGAGATCTTTAAATCACTGGTTAATCTTTCAAATAAAATCGGTGCGCTGATTGTGGCCGAAGGGGTTGAAACCCGAGGAGAAGCTATTTCGGTTTTAAAACTGGGCGCGCAAGTGATACAGGGCTTTTATTTTGCCAAACCCAGTGAGTATTTTACGTTAAAGGCTGAACTGATTACCAAGGCAGCAGAAGCATTGGAAGATTTCAAGGCTGCTCTGATGGATGAGCTAGTGATATACAATGAAAAACGATTGTTTTATACTCGTACGGTGAACAGCCTGGTTAAGGCATTGATTGTAGCGGATTCGCAAAAGGCCTTTGACGGCCTGCTGATTAAGGCACTGGCAGGTATTGACGCCATCGATTGTGCTTATGTCCTGGATCAGGAAGGGATTCAATGCAGTGAGACGATCAATGCAAAAAAAGGCTATGTGGGGGAAAAGCGGGTTTTTCATTCGGCGAATACAGGCGTGGACCATTCGATTAAAAAGTTTTACTTTAACCTGATAAAACATCGTCAGGATACTTATATTTCTGAGCCTTATGTATCGATGGCGACAGGTCATCTTTGTATTACCTATTCCCGGGTATTTAATCTGACTAATGGGAAGTATGTGCTTTGTGTAGACTTTCTTGATGGAATTGAAGTTGATGAGAGAAAAGAATAACTTTATAAAATATTGGCGCCTACTATTAGAAATAATTCTGATAGTAGGCGCTTTTTAAAGCGTGCAATTATAAAGTTTCCCAAATATCCCGCTGATAATCCCGAATCGAACGGTCGCTGGAAAACAGGCCGGATTTGGCAACATTGGTTAATGACATTTTAAACCAGGCATCCTGATCGACGTAAGTGGTTAATATTTTTTCGTGTGTTTTAGCATAGGAATCAAAGTCTTTAAGGACAAAATAATGATCATTATATAAAAGCAGTGAATCGTAGATCATTTGAAAATTTAAAGATTTGCCTAAGGTATGATCAATGAGCTGATTTAGAATTCGTTGCAGACGGTCATCGGCTTTATAAGTATCTATGGAGTGATAGTCACCAGTGGCATAGTAATGGGCAACCTGATCATCGCTCAGACCAAAAGTAAAAATGTTTTCGGGACCGACTGATTCATAAATTTCAATATTGGCCCCATCCATTGTACCAACGGTTACAGCTCCGTTCATCATGAATTTCATATTGCCGGTACCGGAGGCTTCTTTTCCAGCGGTTGAAATCTGTTCTGAGACATTCGCTGCCGGATAAATGATCTCACCAAGACTAACATTAAAGTTAGCAAGAAAGACAACCTTTAAAAATTTGCTGACAATGGGATCATTGTTAACCAGGTTGGCAATGGCGTTGATCAATTTAATGACTTCTTTGGCAAAATAATAGCCAGGGGCGGCTTTTCCCGCAAAAATAAAGGTTCTGGGATAATAATTTCCATTTGGGTTGTCTTTGATCGTGTTATACAGGTGAAGAATGTGAAGGGCATTTAATAGTTGACGCTTGTATTCGTGAATCCGCTTGACCTGGATGTCAAAAATGGAGTCTGGATTAATAATCAGGCCTTGCTGGGTATTGATATAAGCAGCCAGTTTCTCCTTATTCTCTTGTTTAATGGCAGTAAATTTTTTTCTGAAATCTGAATTTTGAGAAAAGGTCAAAAGTTCTTCAAGATGATAGAGATCCGTAATCCATTCTTTGCCAATTGATGCGTTAATCAGCTGGCAAAGATTTTTGTTGCTGTTGATCAGAAACCGCCTGGGCGTGACGCCGTTAGTGACAGAGTGGAATCGTTCCGGGTAGATTTCATAAAAGTTTTTAAAGGTTTCCTCGCGCAGAATCTTGCTGTGAAGAGCGGCAACGCCATTAACTGAACGGCTGCAGACGATACTTAAATGGGCCATATTAACCTGGGAATCAGAAATAATTGAAAGTGACTGGATTTTTGCATCGTCAAGGTCGCCCTGTTCAGTCAGGGTTTCAATAAAGCGACGGTTTATTTCTTCGATGATCATATAAATTCGGGGAAGCAGATGACACATCATATCAACCGGCCATTTTTCAAGGGCTTCCGGCAAAACTGTATGGTTGGTAAAGCTTAGGGCGTTAACAGTAATGCGCCAGGAATCATCCCAGCTTAAGCCCTCTTCATCCATTAAAATCCGCATCAATTCCGGCCCGCACAAAGCGGGATGGGTATCATTGATATGGATGCAGATTTTGTCCGGGAACTCATCAAGACAGTCATGGTTAAAGCGTTTATATCTGGTAATGATCCGTTTAAGTCCAGCTGAGACAAAGAAGTATTCCTGCTTGAGGCGTAATTCCTTGCCGCTAAACTGGTCATCATTGGGGTAAAGAATCTGGCTGATTGCTTCAGCTTCAGATTTATGGCGGACGGCATCGAGAAACTGACCTTCATTGAAGCGGGAAAGATCAAACTCCTCTAAGGGTTCAGCACTCCATAAGCGCAGGGAATTAACGGTTTTGTTGCGATATCCTTTAACTGGGATGTCATAGGGAACGGCCTGGATGGCTTCGTAATTATCATAGACAAAGGTTAGCTGACCCTTGATTTTTTCTGTGCGAACCTGACCGTAAAACTTGATGATGACAGATTCTCGCGGTTTTCTAATCTCGAAGGGATAACCGTTTTCCAGCCAGTTATCTGCAATTTCGACCTGTTCACCATTGATGATCTGTTGTTTAAAAAGACCATGCTTATAATGAATGCCATTGCCGTGAAAGGGAAAACCAAGGGTTGCAGAAGATTCAAGAAAACAGGCCATAAGTCGTCCCAGTCCGCCGTTGCCAAGACCAGGGTCGGCTTCCAGCTCCAGTACTTTCTGATAATCCAGACCAAGTTCAGTAAATGCAGCTTCGACGACTGATTCCATATCAAGGCTGGCCAGATAGGATTTTAGAAGCCGACCAATCAGGAATTCAATCGAAAACAGATAGACACGTTTATGAGGGTTTGAAGCATATTGGGAAGAGGTTGTGGCCCAATAGGATGCTGTTTTCTCCATCACAATTTCCCCCAGGGCCGTATATTGATCAAGAGGAGAGGATTCTTCCAGACACTCACCGGAAACCTCGGCAATTTTTTGCAAAAATTCATTCTTAAAATTTTCAATAGCAGCATTCGGTAGTTCTTTCATTTCAATTTCCTTTCCTTTGGGATCGTTAGATTAAGCCTAACAACTTCGTTAAAATATTATTACCCTTTGAAATAAAAAATAACAGATTTTTGTAGGAGGAAAGAAAAAGCCACCTGCATAGGTGGCTGATTCAGGATTTATTCCTGGCTGATTCGGTCATGTGAGGTGAGTAAAATGATATAAGCTGTCAAAGGATTGAGGACCAGAGGGGTCAGTGTTACCTTTTCCTGTGTGAGAAGGTCAAGACCTTCGATTTCAGTGAAATCGGGATGTTTAAAGAGGTGAACCGCTTTGACATTGCGGTTGAAAAGACAGATGCAGTGATCTTCATCGTCCTTTCTTTCAAAACTTAATACATCATCGCCGGTTTCCAGAGGGTTCCAGGAGCCTTTCTGAAAGACCGGGAAATCGCTGCGAAGACGAGTGATTTTTTTGTACCAGTCAAGTAGTTCCGTATTTTCCCGGCCCCATGGATAGGTACAGCGGTTATAAGGGTCTTCAAAACCCTGAATGCCGGCTTCATCACCGTAGTAAATACAGGGCAGGCCGGGGAAAGTCATTTGCAGCAGACTAATAAGTTTAAGCCGTTTGATTCCCAGTTCAAGCTGGTCAGGCTCCAGACAATAGTGTTCCCGTTCAGCATCACGACAGTATTCAAAGGCTTCGCCTAGAACAGTCAGG
This genomic interval from Eubacteriaceae bacterium ES3 contains the following:
- a CDS encoding flavodoxin family protein, with product MEDTAIIYSTKTGKSKKIARQIGEALNIVPTDIKECPVYSGMDLLFVVSGIYGGKSAPELLDYLRKLDMSMFKRAAILTSCASGKKGQDEVRELLSAKGITVIDEFICRGNFLFVSIGHPNKADLDAAVQFSRDIHQI
- a CDS encoding EAL domain-containing protein, yielding MNQPQCRTETIQLEKMLNNDCLRAFFQPIMSVTGKKILGIEGLIRGFDPLKETLISPLYLFSAAHTQEILIDLDRACRESILSAFVSYHEIDPDLLLFLNIDTAIIDSVSGSDFLDEQVNRYGICPQNIVIEINESKSKDIASLNRFVKIYKSRGYLIALDDVGAGFSNMDRIAEIKPDIIKIDRSIIMSIDEIYHKQEIFKSLVNLSNKIGALIVAEGVETRGEAISVLKLGAQVIQGFYFAKPSEYFTLKAELITKAAEALEDFKAALMDELVIYNEKRLFYTRTVNSLVKALIVADSQKAFDGLLIKALAGIDAIDCAYVLDQEGIQCSETINAKKGYVGEKRVFHSANTGVDHSIKKFYFNLIKHRQDTYISEPYVSMATGHLCITYSRVFNLTNGKYVLCVDFLDGIEVDERKE
- a CDS encoding glycogen/starch/alpha-glucan phosphorylase, which codes for MKELPNAAIENFKNEFLQKIAEVSGECLEESSPLDQYTALGEIVMEKTASYWATTSSQYASNPHKRVYLFSIEFLIGRLLKSYLASLDMESVVEAAFTELGLDYQKVLELEADPGLGNGGLGRLMACFLESSATLGFPFHGNGIHYKHGLFKQQIINGEQVEIADNWLENGYPFEIRKPRESVIIKFYGQVRTEKIKGQLTFVYDNYEAIQAVPYDIPVKGYRNKTVNSLRLWSAEPLEEFDLSRFNEGQFLDAVRHKSEAEAISQILYPNDDQFSGKELRLKQEYFFVSAGLKRIITRYKRFNHDCLDEFPDKICIHINDTHPALCGPELMRILMDEEGLSWDDSWRITVNALSFTNHTVLPEALEKWPVDMMCHLLPRIYMIIEEINRRFIETLTEQGDLDDAKIQSLSIISDSQVNMAHLSIVCSRSVNGVAALHSKILREETFKNFYEIYPERFHSVTNGVTPRRFLINSNKNLCQLINASIGKEWITDLYHLEELLTFSQNSDFRKKFTAIKQENKEKLAAYINTQQGLIINPDSIFDIQVKRIHEYKRQLLNALHILHLYNTIKDNPNGNYYPRTFIFAGKAAPGYYFAKEVIKLINAIANLVNNDPIVSKFLKVVFLANFNVSLGEIIYPAANVSEQISTAGKEASGTGNMKFMMNGAVTVGTMDGANIEIYESVGPENIFTFGLSDDQVAHYYATGDYHSIDTYKADDRLQRILNQLIDHTLGKSLNFQMIYDSLLLYNDHYFVLKDFDSYAKTHEKILTTYVDQDAWFKMSLTNVAKSGLFSSDRSIRDYQRDIWETL